In Vagococcus hydrophili, one DNA window encodes the following:
- a CDS encoding phage holin, LLH family produces the protein MNGLQEAVLNLAVVLITGAVSIVSAKATQYFKEKGVLAKFEAKKESVNIAVNAVEQIALNEDVPHKYNEAKRRARKLLENQGIIISDSELDSLIEAAVSGFNQGYQENK, from the coding sequence ATGAATGGATTACAAGAAGCAGTGTTAAATTTAGCTGTTGTTTTAATTACTGGAGCAGTGAGCATAGTATCAGCAAAAGCAACACAGTATTTTAAAGAAAAAGGCGTATTAGCTAAATTTGAAGCAAAGAAAGAATCGGTTAATATTGCAGTAAATGCTGTTGAGCAAATTGCATTAAACGAAGATGTACCTCATAAATACAATGAAGCTAAACGTAGAGCTAGAAAATTATTAGAAAATCAAGGAATTATCATTTCAGATTCTGAGTTAGATAGCTTAATCGAAGCAGCAGTAAGTGGATTTAATCAAGGATATCAAGAAAATAAGTAG